Within Myceligenerans xiligouense, the genomic segment AGCACATCTACGACACGCACTTCGACGGCGTGGAGCGGGTCGAGTCGTTCGTGGCCGCGTGGGACCGGGTGCGCGGATCGCTGCCCGACGACGGCGCGGCGGACCGCGCGGACCGGGTGGGCCTCGCGGACCGGGTGGGCCTCGCGGACCGGGTGGGCCTCGCGGACCGGGTGGCCGAACGCCTGGCGGAGCAGCTGCGCTCGGCGACCGAGTGGCGGGACCAGGTGAACACGTACTTCTACCGGAAGTCGGGCGTGCCGGACGAGCGCGGCCGCACGATCTACTGAATCGCTTCAGTACCTCGTTCGACGGAGCTTGACGGAACAGAGTGAGCCCGCGGGACCTCCGGTCCCGCGGGGCCGGTTCGTCACCCGGGACGCCCGCCCGCTCCGCCACCGCGACTCCCGAGGACGTGGACATGCGATCAGATCGAACGCGAAGAATCCTGCTCGTCGGCGCGGCAGTCGCCGCGCTCGGCGCCGGTGCCCTGCCGGTGCTCGGATCCGGCCCGGCCGCCGCCGAGGACGGCTGCCAGGTCGACTACGACATCGTGAACAGCTGGGGCGGCGGATTCCAGGCCGACGTCACGCTCACGGCCGGCGAGCCCGTCGACGGGTGGGACATCACGTGGGAGTTCCCCGCCGGCACCACCGTCAGCAGCGCCTGGAACGTGGACTGGAGCCAGAGCGGCACCTCCTTCACCGGCTCCGACGTCGGCTGGAACGCCGCCGTCGGAGCAGGCGAGAGCGTCCGGGTGTTCGGCTTCGTGGGATCGGGGAGCGCCGCGGCGCCCGAGGCGATCTCCGTCAACGGCACCCTCTGCGACGGGCAGACCGGCCCCTCGCCGGACCCGACCCCGACCCCGACCCCGACCCCGACCCCGACCCCGACCCCGACCCCGACCGACGATCCGACCACGCCCCCGGACGGCCCGGTCCGGATCATGCCGCTGGGTGACTCGATCACCGGCAGTCCCGGCTGCTGGCGGGGGAACCTGTGGCAGCACGTGACCGACGCCGGGTACGACGTCGACTTCGTCGGGTCGCAGTACGCGGGGTGCGCCCCGGCGGGTGCCGACCTCGACAACGAGGGGCACGGCGGAGCCCTGGTCACCAACGTCACGGCGAACGGCCAGTCCCGCGCCTGGCTGGAGCAGAACACCCCGGACGTCGTCCTGCTGCACTTCGGCACCAACGACGTGTGGTCGAACGTCCCGCCGGGCCAGATCCTCGACGCCTACACGTCGATCGTGACCGACCTGCGCGACCTCAACCCGGACGCCACGGTCCTGGTCGCGCAGATCATCCCGCTCGCGCCGGACGCCTCCTTCGGCTGTGCCGACTGCCCGCAACGGGCCGTCGATCTCAACGCCGAGATCCCCGGCTGGGCGACGAGCCTGTCGACCGAGGAGTCGCCGATCGTCGTCGTCGACCAGTGGACCGGCTTCGACCCCGCGACCGACACCGACGACGGCGTCCACCCGAACGACTCCGGCAACGTGAAGATCGCCGCACGCTGGTTCGAGGCCCTGGACGACGTCCTCGGCTGATGCCCGCTCGGTCCGCCGGAAGGAAGGACGAGCCCTGCCCGCCGCACGGCGGGCAGGGCTCCACGCGGGGATCGGGCCGGCCGGGAGCCGGCTCACCGCGCTCTGGTCGGAGACCCCCGGCCCGTGGGGCGACGGGCCGGGGCTCATCCGACGAGGTCCGGTCAGCCCGCCGAGCAGGCGACCGGGATGGACGACGGCGGTGCGCCGCTCCCGACGAAGCCGAACTCCGTCGAGCCGCCCTCCGCCATGGTCCCGTTCCAGCCGGCGTCGGACGCGGTCACCTGCGAACCGGACGTGCTGAACTCGGCGTTCCAGCCGTTCGCCAGGGTGGCCTGCCCCAGGTCGAACGACGTGGTCCAGCCGGACAGCGGCGCGTCACCGGCGGTGACCCGGACGGTGGCGTGGAATCCGCTGCCCCAGTCGCTGTGCACGGTGAGCTCGGCCGTGCAGGCGTCGGCGATCACGTCGCCGCCGGCGTTGGCCACGTCGTCGGCCCACGAGGCGAACCAGCTCAGCGGGGCGTTCCAGTTGATCGTCATCTCGTTGGTCGACCACGAGTCGACCTCGTCGATGTAGCAGAACTGCGGGGCGCAGCCCTGCAGCTTCTCCTGGGCGATCGGGTCCTGGATGGCCGAGTTCGGACCGGCCGCGAGCATGCCGTCCGGGTGCGGGGGCAGCCTGTCGGCCGAGGCCATCCACCGGTTGTGCATGTTCTGGCTGAACTGGGTCCCGTAGCCCTTGACGTACGAGTTGTTGAGCGCGTTGCGGCCCAGGACGTAGTCGAACGTCTCCAGCGCCGCGTCGCGGTACTGCGCCTCGCCCGTCAGGTCGTACGCCGTGGCGATGATCACGGCGTTGTTGATGACCTGGTGGTTCGAGCCCCAGTCGTAGTCGCCCGGGTCGTAGGCGTGACCGAACGGCTCGTCCTGCTGGGTGGCGACGTGCCGGTCCGCCCCCTCGATCACGGAGTCGACGACGGCGTCCCGGCCGGGCAGCGCGTTCGGCACGGTGGCCAGGTCGAGCCGGGCGGCCGCCGCGGTGAAGCCCCAGTCGAAGCCGGTGGCCCGCCAGATGTCGCCCTCTGCGCCGCCCACGTGGTACGGCGAGGACTGCACGGCGTCGGCGAACTCGGTCTCACCCGTGGTGAGGAAGAGCTGCGCGGCGGCCCAGTAGAACTCGTCGCCGACGCTGCTGTCGTTGTACGGGCCCCCACCGGGGTTGGGGTCGAGGCTGTTCGTGTCGGGGGCGATGATGTCCGGGTGCGCGGACGCCGCGTCCCAGGCCCGGCGTGCGGCGTCGAGCAGCTCGTCCGCGTAGGCCTGGTCGTGGTCCGCGTACAGGCGGGCACCCTGCGCCGCGGCGGCGGCGAGGTTGAGCGTGGCCGCCGTCGAGGGCCGGTGCACGTAGCGCGGCATCGGGTCCTCGTGCGGCAGGAGGTTCATGCCGGTCCAGGCGATGTCGTGCAGCTTGTGGTGCGCCAGGCCGCCGGCGTCGTACTGCTCGCCGTCGATGGTCATCTCCACGCCGTCGTCCACCTGCATGCTGAGCATCCAGTCGAGGTTGTGCCGCACCTCGTCGAGGACGTCCGGCACGCCGTTGTCCCGCTCGGGGATGACCAGGGTGGAGTCACCGAGCGCGCCGTCGGAGACGGTGTCCGCGTACAGGCTGCGTTCGTAGGTGGACAGGAGCTGGTACACGGAGATGCCGGAGTTCACGACGTACTTGCCGTGGTCACCGGCGTCGTACCAGCCGCCCGACGCGTCGATGGCATACCCCTCGGGGCAGGCCCAGCCGTTCTCCCCGTAGTGGTCGTCGCCGCCGAGCTGCGCGTTGCCGCTGTTGTCGACGGCGCCCTCGGGCGGCAGGCAGGGGACGTTCACGTCACCCTGGTTGACGTCGTCGCCGCCGGCCTCGGACACGTGCCCGGCGGGTCGCGCGTACTCGGTCTTCAGCTGCTCGCCGTCGACCTCCACCGGCACGATCTCCTGCCCGGACCGCTGGGTGTAGTAGATGCCCAGGGAGTCCGCGCGCAGCTGGTCGTAGATGGTCGCGCTGATCTCGAACGGGTACGACTCCTCGCCGTCGGCGGCGAGCACGAAGCCGTCGCCCGTGGCGTCGACGCCGGAGAAGTCGACCGTGTGCACGTTCAGGCCGGCCGACGGGTCGGTGCCCTCCGGCGTCGTCTCGCCCGAGGCGACGGCGGTCCCGGCGGAGTCCCGCAGCTCCCAGGCGACCGGCGAGGTCGCGTCCGTCACCAGGGTGGCGTTCTTCGGGCCGTCGGGGAGATAGCCGACCTGGTTGACCCGCACCCGCGGGCCGGTCTCGGGCTCGTACTCCTCGACCTCACCGCCGGTGAGCAGCGAGACCTCGTCCAGGCACAGCTCGAAGTCCTCGGCGTTGCCGCCGAGCTGGAGCTGGACCTCGCTCTCGGCGTCGGCCGCGATGTCGAACGCCTCGGTGAACGTCTGGCCGTCCGCCCGGAGGGTGATGTCCGCGTAGTAGAGGGGCGGCCACTCGGTCTCCGGGTCCGGGACCATCACGCGGGCCGACGCCTCGGGGGAGGCCGCGGCGGTCACGCTGATGGTGAAGGTGTCGCCCGCGGTCACGGGGACCCCGCCCTGGCCGACGATCACGTCCCACTGGTTGCCGCCGCCCGGGACGACGCCGCACAGGGTGCCGTCGGGCGCCTCGGTGAACTCGACGCCCTCGGAGGCCCACCAGGGGTCCAGGGTGCCGTCGAAGGTGGGGTTGGTCAGAAGTTCGGTGCCGTCCTCGGCCTGCGCCGTGACCGGCGAGAGCACCACCCCCGCGAGGGCTAGTGCTGTCGCGGCCGCGGCCATCGGACGGCCGCGTTGCTTTCTGGTCTGCACGCTGTCTCCTCGATGAGAGCGCTTCCATGAACGTCCGCCACACTAACCGGACCGAATATCACGAACCAGCCCGGGCGCCGGGTTGATTCGTTTAGGCGCGACGCGGCCGACTCGCGGCACGGCGCCCGGGGCACCCCTCGGCGCGGAGCCGGGGGACGCCCCTGCGGTCGCGCGCCGCCGTCGTCCCAGCCAACACCCGGCCTACCTCGGCGGCGGCGCCGTCGACTCCCGGAGGACCAGGTCCGTCGCGAGATTGAGGCGGGTGACCGCCGGAGCCCGGCCCGCCGCCATCTCGAAGAGCATGCGGGTCGCGGCGGCGCCCATCTCCGTGAGGGGCTGGCGGACCGTCGTGAGCGGCGGCCACACCCAGGAGGCCAGCGGCAGGTCGTCGTACCCCACCACGGACAGGTCACGGGGCACGCTCAGGCCCAGTTCGTGCGCGGCCCGCAGCACGCCGATGGCCTGCATGTCGGACCCCGCGAAGATCGCCGTCGGCCGGTCGGGCGCCGACAGCATCCGCAGGCCCTGCTCGTACCCCGCCTCCACGTAGAAGTTGCCGTTCGCCACGAGCGACGGGTCGTGGGCGACCCCGGCCTCCTCGTGGGCCGACCGGAACCCGTCGAGCCGTGCCCGGCTGCAGAGCATGTCGCCCGGCCCGGAGATGCAGGCGATCCGGCGGTGCCCCAGCCCGAGCAGGTGCCGCGTCGCGAGCAGCCCGCCGTTCCAGTTGTCGGAGCCCACCGACGGCACGTCGGCCGGCGGCTCCCCGTCGGTGTCGATGACGACGTAGGGGATCGAGCGCCGGTCGAGCTGCTGGTGCTGGGCGGCGGTCAGGTTGGCCGCGACGAGCAGGACGCCCAGGGGCGGGCGGGTCATGGTCATGTCGAGCCAGTCCTGCGGGGGACGATGCTCGCCTCCGAGCTCGGACAGGATCACGCTGACGCGATGCGCCCCGGCGGCGACCTCGACACCGCGGATGATCTCCATCGACCACGCGGACCCGAGCCGGTGGAAGACCAGATCGATCAGGCCCGACGCCGTGTGCGCGGAGACGGCCCGGCGACGGCGGTACTGGTGCTTCTCGAGGGCAGCCTCCACCCGTGCGCGGGTCGCCGCGGCGACGTCGGCCCGCCCGTTCAGGACCTTCGACACGGTCGGCACGGACACGCCGACCTCGCGGGCGATCGTGGCGATGGTCGGGCCACCTGGCGCCGGCCTCGCCGTCGCCCCGGAGTCTGCTCGGGCCATCTCGGGCGGCACCTCTCTCGAAACTGAGATCACGCAACTTTCGGGCCCGACGGTACACCACCCACCCCGGGTCATTTGCCGGAACGATACCGGATCGTGACCACAGATGCCCTGGCGACCCTTGACTCGGCAACCGCTGTCCGCCTACCGTCCCGTCCAATGCTTCTTGCTATCGGCGCAGATGCCGATAGTTTCGGAAAAACGTTATCCACGACGGCGTGGTGTGCGGCCCCTAGCCGGGCGCGGGTCACGCCGTCGTGGCCGGAGGGATCGATGGCACCAGAAACGGGGACGGTCGAGACCGTGCCACCGGCCCGCGGAGACGATCCGCCCGCCGGCGCGCCGGCCGCGTCACGCGGCGGCGGCTCACGGCCGCCACAGCAAGTACGGAACAAGGACACGTGGGCACGCGCGCTGCGCAGGGACTGGCGCCTCTACACCTTCCTGATCCTGCCGATCATCTACCTGCTCATCTTCCGGTACACGCCCATGGCCGGGAACGTCGTGGCGTTCCGCCGCTTCCGGCCGGGTGGCTCGATGTTCGGCGACGAGTGGGTCGGGCTCTACTACTTCCAGGCGTTCATCCAGGACCCGAAGTTCTGGGAGGTGTTCCTCAACACGGTGATCCTCGGGGCGCTCACCCTGATCGTCGTGTTCCCGCTGCCGATCGTGCTGGCGCTGATGCTCAACGAGCTGCGCTCGCGCCGGTTCAAGAAGTTCGCGCAGACCATCACCTACCTGCCGCACTTCATGTCGATGGTCATCGTGGCGGGGTTCGTCTTCGAGCTCACCGCGATCAACGGCACGATCAACCAGATCATCTCCGGCCTCGGCAGCGACCCGATCTCCTTCATGCAGAAGGCGGAGTGGTTCCGCCAGATCTACGTCTCCTCGGAGATCTGGCAGACGGTCGGCTTCGGCACGATCCTCTACCTCGCCGCGCTGACCACGATCGACGACCAGCTCTACGAGGCCGCCCGGATCGACGGCGCGAACCGCTGGCAGCAGACGTGGCACATCACGCTGCCGGGCATTCGTCCGACGATCGTCGTGCTGCTCATCCTGAACATCGGCACGTTCATGGCGGTCGGCTTCGAGAAGGTCCTGCTGCTCTACAACCCCCTCACGTACCCGACGGCGGACGTCATCGCGACCTACCTGTACCGCGTGGGTATCAACAGCGGGTCGTTCTCGTACGCGGCCGCCATCGGCCTGTTCGAAGCAGTGATCGGCCTGACCCTTGTCCTGTCCGCGAACCTGATCGCGAAGCGCACGGTAGGAGCTTCCCTGTGGTGACCACCGACGTCCCCGACATCGCCCGCGTCCGGGAGGTTCCCCGGACCGTCAAGGACACCGCGAGCTACACCGTGTTCCGCGTCGTCAACGCCTGCGTGCTGCTGATCATCTGCGGGGTCACCCTGTACCCGTTCGTGAACCTGGCGGCGAAGGCGTTCAGCTCGCAGGGCTACATCATGGCCGGGCAGGTCAATCTCTGGCCGCGCGGCTTCAACCTCACGACCCTGGAGTGGCTGGCGCAGCAGGAACGCTTCTGGACGGGGTACGGAAACACGATCATCCAGACCGTCGGCGGCACGACGATCGCGATGGTGCTGACCACGACGATGGCCTACGCCCTGGCCAAGAAGCATCTCAAGGGGCGGGGGATCGTGGTCGCGATGGTCGTGGTCACGATGTTCTTCAACGGTGGCCTGATCCCCAACTACCTGCTTATCACGAACCTCGGGTTCAAGAACACGGTCTGGGCGATCATCATCCCGAACGCCATCAGTGCGTTCAATCTCCTGGTGATGAAGGCCTTCTTCGAGAACTTCCCCAGCGAGCTGGAGGAAGCCGCGGCCATCGACGGGATGACGACCTACGGGATCTTCTTCCGGATCGTGCTGCCGCTGTCCAAGGCCGTCATCGCCACGATGATCCTGTTCTACGCCGTCTTCTTCTGGAACTCCTGGTTCCCCGCGATGCTCTACCTGAGCGACGCCGACCTCCAGCCGGTCACCCTCTACCTGCGCAACCTGCTGGCGGGGGCGTCGGGCGCCGGGCGGGAAGCAGGCATGGAGGAGGTCCAGATCGGATCGAACCTCAAGGCCGTGACGATGCTGCTGACGGTCGTCCCGATCATCGCCGTCTACCCGTTCGTCCAGAAGTACTTCGTGACCGGCGTGATGCTCGGCTCCGTCAAGGGCTGAGCCGCGCGGGCGGGACGGACTGCCCGTCCGACGCCGCCCGGAACCCCTTCGCCACCACGACACCAGCGACCCGACCGAAACCGATTCACACCTGCGAGCGTCACGAACGATGTCGTTCAGAACCGTAAGGAGAGCAATGAGAATCACCCGGAACAAGGCCGTCGCGGCATCCGCCGCGGCCGCCCTGACTGTCACCCTCACCGCATGCGGCAGCGGAGGGGCCGACGACGGACCCAGCGGCGAGCTCGACATGGAGTCACAGGTCGGCTACATGGAGGACTTCGAGGCCGGGACGACGTTCACGGCGACGGAGCCGGTGGAGTTCGGTCTGCTGTACCGCGACCACCCGAACTACCCCTTCCAGGACGACTGGCCGATCCTCCAGCACCTGGAGGAGAACCAGAACGTCACGTTCGACTTCGAGAACGTGCCGCTCGAGGACATGCAGCAGCGCCGGTCGGTGCTCATCTCGTCGGGCGAGGCCCCGGAGATCATGCCCGTGACCTACCCCGGTGACGAGTCGCAGTTCGTCAGCGGCGGCGCGCTCCTGCCGATCTCCGACTACGTGCAGTACATGCCGAACTTCCAGCAGAAGGTCGAGGAGTGGGGCCTGCAGGCGGAGATCGACGCCCAGAAGCAGGAGGACGGCAAGTACTACATGATCCCCGGCATCCACGAGGTCACCA encodes:
- a CDS encoding ABC transporter permease, whose product is MAPETGTVETVPPARGDDPPAGAPAASRGGGSRPPQQVRNKDTWARALRRDWRLYTFLILPIIYLLIFRYTPMAGNVVAFRRFRPGGSMFGDEWVGLYYFQAFIQDPKFWEVFLNTVILGALTLIVVFPLPIVLALMLNELRSRRFKKFAQTITYLPHFMSMVIVAGFVFELTAINGTINQIISGLGSDPISFMQKAEWFRQIYVSSEIWQTVGFGTILYLAALTTIDDQLYEAARIDGANRWQQTWHITLPGIRPTIVVLLILNIGTFMAVGFEKVLLLYNPLTYPTADVIATYLYRVGINSGSFSYAAAIGLFEAVIGLTLVLSANLIAKRTVGASLW
- a CDS encoding carbohydrate ABC transporter permease; the protein is MVTTDVPDIARVREVPRTVKDTASYTVFRVVNACVLLIICGVTLYPFVNLAAKAFSSQGYIMAGQVNLWPRGFNLTTLEWLAQQERFWTGYGNTIIQTVGGTTIAMVLTTTMAYALAKKHLKGRGIVVAMVVVTMFFNGGLIPNYLLITNLGFKNTVWAIIIPNAISAFNLLVMKAFFENFPSELEEAAAIDGMTTYGIFFRIVLPLSKAVIATMILFYAVFFWNSWFPAMLYLSDADLQPVTLYLRNLLAGASGAGREAGMEEVQIGSNLKAVTMLLTVVPIIAVYPFVQKYFVTGVMLGSVKG
- a CDS encoding cellulose binding domain-containing protein codes for the protein MRSDRTRRILLVGAAVAALGAGALPVLGSGPAAAEDGCQVDYDIVNSWGGGFQADVTLTAGEPVDGWDITWEFPAGTTVSSAWNVDWSQSGTSFTGSDVGWNAAVGAGESVRVFGFVGSGSAAAPEAISVNGTLCDGQTGPSPDPTPTPTPTPTPTPTPTPTDDPTTPPDGPVRIMPLGDSITGSPGCWRGNLWQHVTDAGYDVDFVGSQYAGCAPAGADLDNEGHGGALVTNVTANGQSRAWLEQNTPDVVLLHFGTNDVWSNVPPGQILDAYTSIVTDLRDLNPDATVLVAQIIPLAPDASFGCADCPQRAVDLNAEIPGWATSLSTEESPIVVVDQWTGFDPATDTDDGVHPNDSGNVKIAARWFEALDDVLG
- a CDS encoding glycoside hydrolase family 9 protein, with product MQTRKQRGRPMAAAATALALAGVVLSPVTAQAEDGTELLTNPTFDGTLDPWWASEGVEFTEAPDGTLCGVVPGGGNQWDVIVGQGGVPVTAGDTFTISVTAAASPEASARVMVPDPETEWPPLYYADITLRADGQTFTEAFDIAADAESEVQLQLGGNAEDFELCLDEVSLLTGGEVEEYEPETGPRVRVNQVGYLPDGPKNATLVTDATSPVAWELRDSAGTAVASGETTPEGTDPSAGLNVHTVDFSGVDATGDGFVLAADGEESYPFEISATIYDQLRADSLGIYYTQRSGQEIVPVEVDGEQLKTEYARPAGHVSEAGGDDVNQGDVNVPCLPPEGAVDNSGNAQLGGDDHYGENGWACPEGYAIDASGGWYDAGDHGKYVVNSGISVYQLLSTYERSLYADTVSDGALGDSTLVIPERDNGVPDVLDEVRHNLDWMLSMQVDDGVEMTIDGEQYDAGGLAHHKLHDIAWTGMNLLPHEDPMPRYVHRPSTAATLNLAAAAAQGARLYADHDQAYADELLDAARRAWDAASAHPDIIAPDTNSLDPNPGGGPYNDSSVGDEFYWAAAQLFLTTGETEFADAVQSSPYHVGGAEGDIWRATGFDWGFTAAAARLDLATVPNALPGRDAVVDSVIEGADRHVATQQDEPFGHAYDPGDYDWGSNHQVINNAVIIATAYDLTGEAQYRDAALETFDYVLGRNALNNSYVKGYGTQFSQNMHNRWMASADRLPPHPDGMLAAGPNSAIQDPIAQEKLQGCAPQFCYIDEVDSWSTNEMTINWNAPLSWFASWADDVANAGGDVIADACTAELTVHSDWGSGFHATVRVTAGDAPLSGWTTSFDLGQATLANGWNAEFSTSGSQVTASDAGWNGTMAEGGSTEFGFVGSGAPPSSIPVACSAG
- a CDS encoding LacI family DNA-binding transcriptional regulator, whose amino-acid sequence is MARADSGATARPAPGGPTIATIAREVGVSVPTVSKVLNGRADVAAATRARVEAALEKHQYRRRRAVSAHTASGLIDLVFHRLGSAWSMEIIRGVEVAAGAHRVSVILSELGGEHRPPQDWLDMTMTRPPLGVLLVAANLTAAQHQQLDRRSIPYVVIDTDGEPPADVPSVGSDNWNGGLLATRHLLGLGHRRIACISGPGDMLCSRARLDGFRSAHEEAGVAHDPSLVANGNFYVEAGYEQGLRMLSAPDRPTAIFAGSDMQAIGVLRAAHELGLSVPRDLSVVGYDDLPLASWVWPPLTTVRQPLTEMGAAATRMLFEMAAGRAPAVTRLNLATDLVLRESTAPPPR